In Halorientalis sp. LT38, a genomic segment contains:
- a CDS encoding TrkH family potassium uptake protein yields the protein MTDVAVDWRTSATLLGTVLKALALPLAATAAVAAWYGEAVVPFLAPLGLTLAVGVALERFDRHDLRLREAYLMVALTWLAIALVGAIPFLIAGQGVLADPVNALFESMSGVTTTGATVIDSFDAHGRSIHLWRSLLQWMGGLGILVLAVAVLSQISVGGAQLMETETQTENVTKLTPRIEETARLIGGIYAGLTGLMVLSWLGLHALGLAPNVTLYQAVAHAFTAVSTAGFSPQPASLGAFSPAIQWVTILFMFTGATNFVLLYFLLQGDPTRLKNSEEFRFYLGIVLGLTALTVTFLVGSAQFRGVEPTIRHALFQVVSIVTTTGYATVDFNVWSAGAKHMLFLGMFVGGMAGSTTCSIKTVRWLVVVKSLRRDLFTEIHPEAIRPVRLSGNVVDEETIKDIYGYVLLSVVIFALLTVFIVTDATRATEHVGEFDAMGAAASTFLNIGPAFGAAGPYGSYLHFPETTKAAMIVLMWVGRIEIIPVLVILTPAYWRS from the coding sequence GTGACCGACGTGGCCGTCGACTGGCGGACGAGCGCCACCCTCCTCGGCACCGTCCTGAAGGCGCTGGCTCTGCCGCTGGCGGCCACGGCCGCCGTCGCAGCCTGGTACGGCGAGGCCGTCGTCCCGTTTCTCGCACCGCTCGGCCTGACGCTCGCCGTCGGCGTCGCGCTCGAACGGTTCGACCGGCACGACCTTCGGCTGCGCGAGGCGTACCTCATGGTGGCGCTGACGTGGCTGGCGATAGCCCTGGTCGGCGCGATCCCGTTCCTGATCGCCGGCCAGGGGGTACTCGCCGATCCCGTCAACGCGCTGTTCGAGTCGATGAGCGGGGTGACGACCACGGGGGCGACGGTGATCGACTCCTTCGACGCCCACGGGCGGTCGATCCACCTCTGGCGGTCGCTGCTGCAGTGGATGGGGGGACTGGGGATCCTCGTGCTGGCGGTGGCCGTTCTCTCCCAGATTTCGGTCGGTGGCGCCCAGTTGATGGAGACCGAGACCCAGACCGAGAACGTCACCAAACTCACCCCCCGGATCGAGGAGACCGCGCGGCTGATCGGCGGGATCTACGCCGGCCTCACGGGGCTGATGGTGCTCTCCTGGCTCGGCCTGCACGCGCTCGGCCTCGCGCCGAACGTCACGCTCTACCAGGCGGTCGCCCACGCCTTCACGGCCGTCTCGACGGCCGGGTTCTCGCCGCAGCCGGCGAGCCTCGGGGCCTTTTCCCCGGCGATCCAGTGGGTGACGATCCTCTTCATGTTCACCGGGGCGACGAACTTCGTCCTGCTGTACTTCCTCCTGCAGGGGGACCCGACCCGGCTGAAAAACAGCGAGGAGTTCCGCTTCTACCTGGGAATCGTGCTCGGCCTGACGGCGCTGACCGTTACCTTCCTCGTCGGTAGCGCCCAGTTCCGGGGCGTCGAGCCGACGATCCGCCACGCCCTCTTCCAGGTCGTCTCAATCGTGACGACGACGGGCTACGCGACGGTCGATTTCAACGTCTGGTCGGCCGGGGCGAAACACATGCTCTTTCTGGGGATGTTCGTCGGCGGGATGGCGGGGAGCACCACCTGTTCGATCAAGACCGTCCGCTGGCTCGTCGTCGTCAAGTCCCTCCGCAGGGACCTGTTCACGGAGATCCACCCGGAGGCGATCCGACCCGTCCGCCTCAGCGGCAACGTGGTGGACGAGGAGACGATCAAGGACATCTACGGGTACGTCCTCCTGAGCGTCGTCATCTTCGCATTGTTGACGGTCTTCATCGTCACCGACGCGACCCGCGCCACCGAACACGTCGGCGAGTTCGACGCCATGGGCGCGGCGGCCTCCACGTTCCTCAACATCGGCCCGGCCTTCGGCGCGGCCGGGCCCTACGGGAGCTACCTCCACTTCCCCGAGACGACGAAAGCGGCGATGATCGTCCTGATGTGGGTCGGGCGCATCGAGATCATCCCCGTGCTCGTCATCCTGACGCCCGCCTACTGGCGATCCTGA
- a CDS encoding universal stress protein, which yields MADILERVVVPVASREDARTTCRALSDHATGSVVAVYVVEKAGGAVDKASVEQREEEGERIFDVVREELDGVDLETEIAYGTDVAETIFDVAEAVGATAIAFTPRGGSRWIQLLTGDVALDLITGTDRPVIVLPDGAEE from the coding sequence ATGGCTGATATCCTCGAACGCGTCGTCGTGCCCGTCGCCAGCCGCGAGGACGCGCGGACGACCTGTCGGGCGCTCAGCGACCACGCGACAGGGAGCGTCGTCGCCGTCTACGTCGTCGAGAAGGCCGGCGGCGCCGTCGACAAGGCCTCCGTCGAGCAGCGCGAGGAGGAGGGCGAACGGATCTTCGACGTCGTCCGGGAGGAACTCGACGGGGTCGACCTCGAGACGGAGATCGCCTACGGCACCGACGTCGCCGAGACCATCTTCGACGTCGCCGAGGCGGTCGGGGCGACGGCGATCGCCTTCACCCCCCGTGGAGGTAGCCGCTGGATCCAGCTGCTGACCGGCGACGTCGCGCTGGACCTGATCACCGGCACGGACCGACCCGTGATCGTCCTGCCCGACGGGGCCGAGGAATGA
- the cmk gene encoding (d)CMP kinase: MLITVSGPAGSGKSTLAAGLADALDYEHVSGGDIFRSLADERGHSLVEFNRLAEEDDQIDRDLDRRLRETARESTDLVLESRLAGWMAADYADLRLWLDAPLDVRAARIADREDKALDTVLEETRARAASEAQRYREYYGIDIEDRSIYDLTVNTARWDPDACLSLVRSAVESYAGDRDEGQYPVEGVRYEF, from the coding sequence ATGCTGATTACAGTCTCCGGCCCCGCGGGCAGCGGGAAGAGCACGCTCGCCGCGGGACTGGCCGACGCGCTCGACTACGAGCACGTCAGTGGGGGTGACATCTTTCGTTCGCTGGCCGACGAGCGCGGCCACTCGCTGGTCGAGTTCAACCGCCTCGCCGAGGAGGACGACCAGATCGACCGCGACCTGGACCGTCGCCTGCGCGAGACCGCCCGCGAGTCGACTGACCTCGTCCTCGAGTCGCGACTCGCCGGCTGGATGGCCGCCGACTACGCCGATCTGCGACTCTGGCTCGACGCCCCGCTCGACGTGCGTGCCGCCCGCATCGCCGACCGCGAGGACAAGGCGCTGGACACCGTCCTCGAGGAGACCCGCGCCCGCGCCGCCAGCGAGGCCCAGCGCTACCGGGAGTACTACGGCATCGACATCGAGGACCGCTCGATCTACGACCTCACCGTGAACACCGCCCGCTGGGACCCCGACGCCTGCCTCTCGCTCGTCCGCTCGGCCGTCGAGTCCTACGCCGGCGACCGCGACGAGGGGCAGTACCCCGTCGAGGGCGTCCGGTACGAGTTCTGA
- a CDS encoding amino acid permease, translating into MSDEELAKDLGPLAALTIGVGTMIGAGIFVLPGDAIQQSGSLAVVAFLIGGGIALLTALSASELGTAMPKSGGAYYYVNHALGPLFGSVAGWANWLGLAFASAFYMVGFGEYVRDIAGLGETVGLGFVVVDSVTLLAVVGGAFFISVNYVGAKETGRLQNVIVVILVAILTVFTIAGALRADPGNLPAGKGYGPMMVTTGIIFVSYLGFVQITSVAEEIKDPGRNLPRAVIGSVVLVTAIYALVLIAMSAAVEQGFIAAEQAAGNIVVVSAADELLGPIGAVAMLFGGLLATASSANASILASSRINFAMGRDRLITPALNDIHDRFATPYRSIAVTGALIIAFIVGADVVGGNAIVSLSSTASFLHLVIYGLLNVALIVMRTADPADYQPDYTVPLYPFTPILGAITSFALIYFIDPTIVTLGFGLVAAAVAWYFVYARSRTEKQGILGQYVQERSEEMPDSAVAAASGVQPDGGTYKVMVPLANPEHETELITLASAIAKQRGGSVLATHIVTVPDQTSLAYGAEHVDELDAESADLLAAAEEDAETFGVPVETRTILSHRSFEEIFGAARSADADLVVMGWGPDSHGSPGRAESAIDDLAHDLPCDFLVFKDRGFDPSRLLVPTAGGPDSELSAAIAQMLRAEYGSEVTLLHVADDEATGHRFLEEWAAENGLEDATLRVETGDVEAAIENAAAESSMLVIGATEEGLLERLVRGSLVLDVVDDVECSVLLAEKSRDRSLLERLFG; encoded by the coding sequence ATGAGCGACGAGGAACTCGCGAAGGACCTGGGGCCGCTCGCCGCGCTGACGATCGGCGTCGGGACCATGATCGGTGCCGGGATCTTCGTCCTCCCCGGCGACGCCATCCAGCAGTCCGGCTCGCTGGCCGTCGTCGCCTTCCTGATCGGCGGGGGGATCGCGCTGCTGACCGCGCTGTCGGCGAGCGAACTCGGGACGGCCATGCCCAAGTCCGGCGGGGCCTACTACTACGTCAACCACGCGCTGGGCCCGCTCTTTGGCTCGGTCGCCGGCTGGGCCAACTGGCTCGGCCTCGCCTTCGCCTCCGCGTTCTACATGGTCGGCTTCGGCGAGTACGTCCGCGACATCGCCGGCCTCGGCGAGACCGTCGGTCTCGGCTTCGTGGTGGTCGACTCGGTGACGCTGCTGGCGGTGGTGGGCGGCGCCTTCTTCATCTCGGTCAACTACGTCGGCGCGAAGGAGACCGGACGCCTCCAGAACGTCATCGTCGTGATCCTCGTGGCGATCCTGACGGTCTTCACAATCGCCGGCGCGCTCCGGGCCGACCCCGGGAACCTGCCGGCGGGGAAGGGCTACGGGCCGATGATGGTCACGACCGGCATCATCTTCGTCTCCTATCTCGGCTTCGTCCAGATCACGAGCGTCGCCGAGGAGATCAAGGACCCCGGACGGAACCTGCCCCGGGCGGTGATCGGCAGCGTCGTCCTGGTGACCGCCATCTACGCCCTCGTGTTGATCGCGATGAGCGCCGCCGTCGAGCAGGGGTTCATCGCCGCCGAACAGGCCGCTGGCAACATCGTCGTCGTCTCGGCGGCCGACGAACTGCTCGGTCCGATCGGCGCGGTCGCCATGCTGTTCGGCGGCCTGCTCGCGACCGCCTCCTCCGCGAACGCGTCGATCCTCGCCTCCTCGCGCATCAACTTCGCGATGGGCCGGGATCGACTCATCACGCCGGCGCTCAACGACATCCACGACCGCTTCGCGACCCCCTACCGCTCCATCGCGGTCACTGGCGCGCTCATCATCGCGTTCATCGTCGGCGCGGACGTCGTCGGCGGGAACGCCATCGTCTCGCTCTCCAGCACCGCCAGTTTCCTCCACCTGGTGATCTACGGGTTGCTCAACGTGGCCCTGATCGTGATGCGGACCGCGGACCCGGCCGACTACCAGCCGGACTACACGGTCCCGCTCTACCCGTTCACCCCGATCCTCGGGGCGATCACCTCCTTCGCGCTGATCTATTTCATCGACCCGACCATCGTCACGCTCGGGTTCGGGCTCGTGGCGGCCGCCGTCGCGTGGTACTTCGTCTACGCCCGCTCGCGCACCGAGAAACAGGGCATCCTCGGCCAGTACGTCCAGGAACGCTCCGAGGAGATGCCGGACTCGGCGGTCGCGGCGGCCTCCGGCGTCCAGCCCGACGGCGGCACGTACAAGGTGATGGTCCCGCTGGCCAACCCGGAGCACGAGACCGAACTCATCACGCTGGCAAGCGCCATCGCCAAGCAGCGCGGCGGGAGCGTCCTCGCGACCCACATCGTCACCGTCCCCGACCAGACCTCGCTGGCCTACGGCGCAGAGCACGTCGACGAACTCGACGCCGAGTCGGCCGACCTGCTGGCGGCCGCCGAGGAAGACGCCGAGACCTTCGGCGTCCCCGTCGAGACCCGGACGATCCTCTCCCATCGCTCCTTCGAGGAGATCTTCGGCGCGGCGCGCTCCGCTGACGCCGACCTCGTCGTGATGGGCTGGGGGCCGGACTCGCACGGCTCGCCGGGCCGGGCCGAGTCGGCCATCGACGACCTCGCCCACGACCTGCCCTGTGACTTCCTCGTGTTCAAAGACCGCGGGTTCGACCCCTCGCGGCTGCTCGTCCCGACGGCCGGCGGCCCCGACTCCGAGCTGAGCGCCGCCATCGCGCAGATGCTCCGGGCCGAGTACGGCTCCGAAGTGACGCTGCTGCACGTCGCCGACGACGAGGCGACCGGCCACAGGTTCCTCGAGGAGTGGGCGGCCGAGAACGGCCTCGAGGACGCGACGCTCCGGGTCGAGACCGGCGACGTGGAGGCGGCCATCGAGAACGCCGCCGCCGAGTCCTCGATGCTCGTCATCGGCGCAACCGAGGAGGGCCTGCTCGAACGGCTCGTCCGCGGCTCGCTCGTCCTCGACGTCGTCGACGACGTGGAGTGCTCGGTCCTGCTGGCCGAGAAGTCGCGCGACCGGTCGCTACTCGAACGCCTGTTCGGCTAG
- a CDS encoding TrkH family potassium uptake protein: MDWRVSCSLLGTVVKFFSLSMLLPLLVAIRYGEDVWVFAVSLAIGVSAGLAMERLSADPEPGLREALLLVSLSWLAASLISAIPFFLAGQGTASTLANPVNALFEATSGVTTTGATVLGQIGLERHSHAVMLWRQLIQWLGGMGIIVLMIAILPEIAVNGAQLMQNEAPGPELQKLTPRIAETARALWLIYVAFTLLLMAILYGLHLAGFAPNMDLYNAIAHGFSTLPTGGFSPQSDSIAAFSAVVQWVFIPFMIVAGVNFALFWHVLRGEFRTMLDNAEFRTYAGAIAVITAVLAFVLYRGAAPPLGDLGGTTQGITENALRQAAFQIASLLNSTGFATSNFAQWGPEGRMILLFAMFIGGSAGSTGGGIKVVRWLVTLKVIRRELYTTARPDVVRPVRLGGRVVDEDAIRGILVFTLLYFVLMGVSAVFLELDSARIGYQLSTFEAFSAALATIGNIGPGFGSVGPFGSYLQFSPVSKLWMTFLMWAGRLEIVPVLALLVSAIDDSP; the protein is encoded by the coding sequence ATGGACTGGCGGGTGAGTTGCAGCCTCCTCGGCACCGTCGTGAAGTTCTTCTCACTGTCGATGCTGTTGCCCCTCCTCGTCGCGATAAGGTACGGCGAGGACGTCTGGGTGTTCGCGGTCTCGCTCGCCATCGGCGTTTCGGCGGGGCTGGCGATGGAACGGCTCTCGGCCGATCCGGAGCCCGGACTGCGGGAGGCGCTCTTGCTCGTCTCACTGTCGTGGCTGGCGGCCTCGCTCATCTCTGCGATCCCCTTCTTCCTCGCCGGGCAGGGGACCGCCTCGACGCTCGCGAACCCGGTCAACGCGCTGTTCGAGGCGACCAGCGGGGTGACGACCACGGGCGCGACCGTGCTGGGACAGATCGGGCTCGAGCGCCACTCTCACGCCGTCATGCTCTGGCGACAGCTCATCCAGTGGCTCGGCGGCATGGGGATCATCGTCCTGATGATCGCCATCCTCCCGGAGATCGCCGTCAACGGCGCGCAGTTGATGCAGAACGAGGCCCCCGGCCCGGAGTTACAGAAGCTCACGCCCAGGATAGCCGAGACTGCGCGCGCGCTGTGGCTCATCTACGTCGCCTTCACCCTGCTGCTGATGGCGATCCTCTACGGTCTCCACCTCGCGGGCTTCGCGCCGAACATGGACCTCTACAACGCCATCGCGCACGGCTTCTCGACGCTGCCGACGGGCGGATTCTCGCCGCAATCGGACAGCATCGCCGCGTTCAGCGCCGTCGTCCAGTGGGTGTTCATCCCGTTCATGATCGTCGCCGGCGTCAACTTCGCGCTGTTCTGGCACGTCCTCCGGGGCGAGTTCCGGACGATGCTCGACAACGCCGAGTTCCGGACCTACGCGGGGGCGATCGCGGTGATCACGGCCGTCCTGGCGTTCGTCCTCTATCGCGGCGCGGCCCCGCCACTGGGCGATCTCGGCGGCACGACCCAGGGCATCACCGAGAACGCGCTGCGACAGGCCGCCTTCCAGATCGCCTCGCTTTTGAACTCGACCGGGTTCGCTACATCGAACTTCGCGCAGTGGGGGCCGGAGGGCCGGATGATCCTGCTGTTCGCGATGTTCATCGGCGGCTCCGCCGGGTCGACCGGCGGGGGGATCAAGGTCGTCCGCTGGCTGGTGACCCTCAAGGTGATCCGCCGGGAACTGTACACGACGGCCAGACCCGACGTGGTTCGCCCGGTCCGGCTGGGCGGTCGCGTGGTCGACGAAGACGCGATTCGGGGCATCCTCGTGTTCACCCTCCTCTACTTCGTCCTGATGGGCGTCTCGGCCGTGTTCCTCGAACTCGACTCGGCCCGGATCGGCTACCAGCTCTCGACGTTCGAGGCCTTCAGCGCCGCGCTGGCCACCATCGGGAACATCGGCCCCGGATTCGGCTCGGTCGGGCCGTTCGGCAGCTACCTCCAGTTTTCGCCCGTCTCGAAGCTCTGGATGACGTTCCTCATGTGGGCCGGACGCCTCGAGATCGTCCCGGTCCTCGCGCTGCTCGTGAGCGCCATCGACGACAGCCCATAA
- a CDS encoding AI-2E family transporter has product MELTWRVSRAQVVWTLVGVVVAALLVVVLASFVGGLAIGVFLYYAVRPVYRWVAARIGHDGGAATAALGLVGVPILAVLGYAVLVGARALNAVVGQMGLSQFRDSLSPYVDVASLTEPSALLGLLGGELGPVTNYLGLAMTWVLRVFVAVTLAYYLLCDGDRIGRWFRETFGESPGAVAFAEGVDDDLTTIYTGNLLVIGATSAIAVAVYVGLGSVAPAALPIRYPVLLGLLVGVFTLVPAVGMKIIWVPYAASLFVRGLRADAGLWFPVVFTVVTFVVVDFVPDVFVRSYLSAGSLHMGLLVLTYVLASVAFGWYGIFVGPILLVVAVHFAREILPALVEANRVDAGEN; this is encoded by the coding sequence ATGGAGTTGACCTGGCGCGTCAGCCGCGCACAGGTGGTCTGGACGCTGGTGGGGGTCGTCGTCGCCGCGCTCCTCGTCGTCGTCCTCGCGTCGTTCGTCGGCGGCCTCGCCATCGGCGTCTTCCTCTACTACGCGGTCAGGCCGGTCTACCGGTGGGTCGCGGCCCGGATCGGTCACGACGGGGGTGCCGCGACGGCCGCGCTCGGGCTGGTCGGGGTGCCGATACTCGCCGTGCTGGGCTATGCCGTCCTGGTCGGCGCACGCGCCCTGAACGCCGTCGTCGGCCAGATGGGGCTGTCGCAGTTCCGGGACTCCCTCTCTCCCTACGTCGACGTGGCGTCGCTGACCGAGCCGTCGGCCCTGCTCGGGCTGCTGGGCGGGGAGCTGGGGCCGGTCACGAACTACCTCGGCCTCGCGATGACCTGGGTGCTTCGCGTCTTCGTCGCCGTCACGCTGGCCTACTACCTGCTGTGCGACGGGGACCGAATCGGCCGCTGGTTTCGCGAGACGTTCGGGGAGTCGCCGGGGGCCGTCGCGTTCGCCGAAGGCGTCGACGACGACCTGACGACCATCTACACGGGGAACCTGCTCGTCATCGGCGCGACGTCCGCCATCGCGGTCGCCGTCTACGTCGGACTCGGAAGCGTCGCGCCGGCCGCGCTCCCGATCCGGTATCCCGTCCTGCTGGGCCTGCTCGTGGGCGTTTTCACCCTCGTCCCCGCAGTCGGGATGAAAATAATCTGGGTCCCATACGCCGCGTCCCTGTTCGTGCGGGGGCTGCGCGCCGACGCGGGCCTGTGGTTCCCCGTCGTCTTCACGGTCGTCACGTTCGTCGTCGTCGACTTCGTCCCGGACGTGTTCGTCAGGTCGTACCTCTCGGCGGGCAGCCTCCACATGGGACTGCTGGTGTTGACGTACGTCCTGGCCTCCGTCGCCTTCGGCTGGTACGGCATCTTCGTCGGGCCGATCTTGCTGGTCGTCGCCGTCCACTTCGCGCGCGAGATCCTGCCGGCGCTGGTCGAGGCGAATCGCGTCGACGCCGGGGAAAACTGA
- a CDS encoding adenylate kinase yields the protein MANAHVLILGPPGAGKGTQSSKIADRFDVEHVTTGDALRGNKDMDISDMDTEYDTPREYMEAGDLVPDAVVNAIVEEALASADGYVLDGYPRNMEQAEELEGMTDLDVILSLSVSREELVDRLTGRRVCDDCGTNFHVEFDQPEEAGVCDECGGELIQRDDDNEESVRNRLDVFDDNTAPVIDHYRDHDGFVEIDGEQTPDEVWSDIEAAIDERV from the coding sequence ATGGCGAACGCACACGTCCTGATCCTGGGACCGCCGGGCGCTGGCAAGGGGACACAGAGCAGCAAGATCGCCGACCGCTTCGACGTGGAGCACGTCACGACCGGCGACGCGCTGCGGGGGAACAAGGACATGGACATTAGCGACATGGACACCGAGTACGACACGCCCCGCGAGTACATGGAGGCGGGCGACCTCGTACCCGACGCCGTCGTCAACGCCATCGTCGAGGAGGCACTCGCGAGCGCCGACGGCTACGTGCTCGACGGCTACCCGCGCAACATGGAGCAGGCCGAGGAACTCGAAGGCATGACCGACCTCGACGTGATCCTCTCGCTCTCGGTGAGCCGCGAGGAACTCGTCGACCGGCTGACCGGCCGCCGGGTCTGCGACGACTGCGGCACCAACTTCCACGTCGAGTTCGATCAGCCCGAGGAAGCGGGCGTCTGCGACGAGTGCGGCGGCGAGTTGATCCAGCGCGACGACGACAACGAGGAGTCCGTCCGCAACCGGCTGGACGTCTTCGACGACAACACCGCGCCGGTGATCGACCACTACCGCGACCACGACGGCTTCGTCGAGATCGACGGCGAGCAGACGCCCGACGAGGTCTGGAGCGACATCGAAGCGGCGATCGACGAGCGGGTCTGA
- the trkA gene encoding Trk system potassium transporter TrkA: MRVIIVGAGQVGSSIAQSLASDHDVVVIDTDGERVDELTYSHDVLPIQGDGTELEVLEEAGIADADMLIASTDSDETNIVTCGVAEVLGDAFTIARVKQPQYLRAWERARGAFGVDFMVCTDLLTAKAIVAVIGLPTAHDVDMFADGLVQMTEFEIPTESPVANQTIAEADRFDSLTFAAILRDEEVLIPTGETVIQAGDDLIAIGSPESMRGFSTAVAPQSEGPSDVVIVGGGEIGFQTARLLENRGYKPRLFEHDEERARWLAENLPKTTVLHGDATDQDLLERENVGSADVLVSALDNDQKNLLSTLIAKRMGTDRTVAVVAAADFSSLFEAVGVDVAVSPREVTAEEITRFTRARRAENVAIIDGDRAEVIEVEVDAESVLVDRPIRESMADLPEGVVLGAITRGNDLITPRGDTVVQVGDHVVVFADVDALTEVTEKL, from the coding sequence GTGCGCGTGATCATCGTCGGTGCCGGGCAGGTCGGGTCGAGCATCGCCCAGAGTCTCGCGAGCGATCACGACGTGGTGGTCATCGACACCGACGGCGAACGGGTCGACGAACTCACCTACTCCCACGACGTGCTCCCGATCCAGGGCGACGGGACGGAACTGGAGGTCCTGGAGGAGGCCGGCATAGCCGACGCCGACATGCTAATCGCCAGCACCGACAGTGACGAGACCAACATCGTCACCTGCGGGGTGGCCGAGGTCCTCGGAGACGCCTTCACCATCGCTCGCGTGAAACAGCCCCAGTACCTCCGGGCCTGGGAGCGCGCTCGCGGGGCCTTCGGCGTGGACTTCATGGTCTGTACCGACCTGCTGACCGCGAAGGCCATCGTCGCCGTGATCGGCCTGCCGACCGCTCACGACGTCGACATGTTCGCCGACGGCCTGGTCCAGATGACCGAGTTCGAGATTCCAACGGAGAGCCCGGTCGCGAACCAGACCATCGCGGAGGCCGACCGCTTCGACTCGCTGACCTTCGCGGCGATCCTCCGGGACGAGGAGGTCCTGATCCCGACGGGTGAGACGGTCATCCAGGCCGGTGACGACCTCATCGCCATCGGGAGTCCCGAGAGCATGCGCGGGTTCAGCACCGCGGTGGCGCCCCAGTCCGAGGGGCCGAGCGACGTGGTGATCGTCGGCGGCGGCGAGATCGGGTTCCAGACGGCGCGCCTGCTCGAGAACCGGGGGTACAAGCCCCGCCTGTTCGAGCACGACGAGGAGCGGGCCCGCTGGCTGGCCGAGAACCTGCCGAAGACGACGGTGCTCCACGGGGACGCGACCGACCAGGACCTCCTCGAACGCGAAAACGTCGGGAGCGCGGACGTGCTGGTTTCGGCGCTGGACAACGACCAGAAGAACCTGCTCTCGACGCTCATCGCGAAACGGATGGGGACCGACCGGACGGTCGCGGTCGTCGCCGCCGCGGACTTCTCGAGCCTGTTCGAGGCCGTGGGCGTCGACGTGGCCGTCAGCCCGCGCGAGGTGACCGCCGAGGAGATCACGCGATTCACCCGGGCGCGCCGCGCCGAGAACGTCGCGATCATCGACGGCGACAGGGCCGAGGTTATCGAAGTGGAGGTCGACGCGGAAAGCGTCCTCGTCGACCGGCCGATCCGCGAGTCGATGGCCGACCTCCCGGAGGGGGTCGTCCTCGGGGCGATCACCCGGGGCAACGACCTCATCACCCCACGCGGTGACACGGTCGTCCAGGTGGGGGACCACGTCGTCGTCTTCGCCGACGTCGACGCGCTCACGGAAGTGACCGAGAAACTGTGA
- a CDS encoding DUF106 domain-containing protein, whose amino-acid sequence MPRTAEKVESLAREDGELLDALEAALDVAETEGTVEWSDVSDEMTSGQWGRLIEKGLLVDADGSGFVVDDPGGVREALTDDDVSDAAASGDEESSWSSYDKIAGVGALAMMAGYTLSSVRNAIGGTLDALFGPLEAMLPFYVVVMVLAMLTGLYSTLLQANLMDMDKMSEYQERMSEIQEKRKAAKERGDDEALDRIQQEQMEAMGDQMGMFKEQIRPMVWIMLLTIPVFLWMYWMLQTGQIEGQTVVLPLLGETGWRAGILGPLQAWILWYFLCSMGFTQIIRKSLNIQTTPT is encoded by the coding sequence ATGCCACGGACAGCCGAGAAAGTAGAGTCGCTCGCCCGCGAGGACGGCGAGTTGCTGGACGCGCTCGAGGCCGCCCTCGACGTCGCCGAGACGGAGGGGACGGTCGAGTGGAGCGACGTCAGCGACGAGATGACCAGCGGGCAGTGGGGCCGTCTCATCGAGAAGGGCCTGCTCGTCGACGCCGACGGGAGCGGCTTCGTCGTCGACGACCCCGGCGGCGTCCGCGAGGCGCTCACCGACGACGACGTGAGCGACGCGGCCGCCTCCGGCGACGAGGAGAGTTCGTGGTCGAGCTACGACAAGATCGCCGGCGTCGGCGCGCTGGCGATGATGGCCGGCTACACGCTGTCGTCGGTCCGGAACGCCATCGGCGGGACGCTCGACGCCCTGTTCGGCCCGCTGGAGGCGATGTTGCCCTTCTACGTGGTCGTGATGGTGCTCGCCATGCTGACGGGGCTGTACTCGACGCTCCTGCAGGCGAACCTGATGGACATGGACAAGATGAGCGAGTACCAGGAGCGGATGTCCGAGATTCAGGAGAAACGGAAGGCGGCCAAAGAGCGGGGCGACGACGAGGCCCTCGACCGCATCCAGCAGGAGCAGATGGAGGCCATGGGCGACCAGATGGGCATGTTCAAAGAGCAGATCCGGCCGATGGTCTGGATCATGCTGCTGACCATCCCCGTGTTCCTCTGGATGTACTGGATGCTCCAGACCGGCCAGATCGAGGGCCAGACGGTCGTCCTGCCGCTGCTGGGCGAGACCGGCTGGCGGGCGGGCATCCTCGGCCCGCTGCAGGCCTGGATCCTCTGGTACTTCCTCTGCTCGATGGGCTTCACCCAGATCATCCGCAAGTCACTGAACATCCAGACGACGCCGACCTGA